One part of the Malus sylvestris chromosome 2, drMalSylv7.2, whole genome shotgun sequence genome encodes these proteins:
- the LOC126634346 gene encoding uncharacterized protein LOC126634346 yields the protein MQEEEETPENGSGGSAGSHTHLWWAGASAAQLGWAVMSSRKGCAGNSFTMPFKAFAVASLYVGSVATAGVAGLHASGIREVEDLVELGANIRTGLGVPRRRSREE from the exons AtgcaggaggaggaggagactCCGGAGAATGGAAGCGGCGGTAGCGCTGGGTCACACACCCACTTGTGGTGGGCCGGGGCCAGTGCGGCTCAGCTGGGTTGGGCCGTTATGTCATCCCGGAAAGGCTGCGCCGGTAACTCCTTTACGATGCCTTTCAAGGCCTTCGCCGTTGCTTCCCTCTACGTCGGCTCTGTGGCCACCGCCGGCGTCGCTGGCCTCCATGCCTCTGGCATCCGCGAG GTGGAGGATCTAGTAGAGCTGGGTGCCAACATAAGAACTGGACTTGGGGTACCCCGGAGGAGGTCGAGGGAGGAATAA
- the LOC126634358 gene encoding transcription factor DUO1-like, with amino-acid sequence MEGKKEEGIRKGPWKAEEDEVLLNHVKKCGPRDWSSIRSKGLLQRTGKSCRLRWVNKLRPNLKNGCKFSVEEERVVIELQAQFGNKWARIATYLPGRTDNDVKNFWSSRQKRLARILQTPTAITFSSKSHKTRREVSVFHELPTLQAPKFNCSSEGEPSSQAPSCSSPPPYIRNSEIIKMVPLPDIVKPESICFKTNPVQHELTITDKDPWNESQSVIPFLQNPQPQTDLFSSETQELLARFDPYFDMLVPLDASELGNGEPLPMEPPLFEPVGSCVSCEREQIDHTMAPDCLFDDFPTDMFDQLDPLPNISGQH; translated from the exons ATGGAAGGTAAAAAAGAAGAGGGTATAAGGAAAGGACCATGGAAGGCAGAGGAAGACGAAGTGCTATTGAACCATGTGAAGAAATGTGGACCAAGAGACTGGAGCTCCATTCGATCCAAGGGCCTCTTGCAGCGAACCGGAAAGTCTTGCCGGCTCCGTTGGGTCAATAAGCTCCGACCCAACTTGAAGAA TGGGTGCAAATTTTCAGTGGAGGAGGAGAGGGTGGTGATAGAGTTGCAGGCACAATTTGGGAACAAATGGGCAAGAATAGCGACCTATTTGCCGGGGAGGACGGACAACGACGTCAAGAATTTTTGGAGCAGCAGGCAGAAGAGGCTGGCTAGGATTCTACAGACACCAACAGCAATCACGTTCTCCTCCAAATCACATAAAACCAGAAGGGAAGTCTCTGTTTTTCATGAGCTTCCCACTTTACAG gctccaaaattcAATTGCTCATCAGAGGGCGAACCATCGTCACAGGCTCCGTCATGCTCGTCACCGCCACCTTACATTCGGAACTCTGAGATCATCAAAATGGTGCCGCTGCCGGATATTGTTAAGCCCGAGTCTATTTGCTTCAAAACAAACCCTGTTCAACATGAGCTCACCATAACTGATAAGGATCCATGGAATGAGTCCCAGTCTGTAATACCTTTCCTGCAGAACCCACAGCCCCAAACAGACCTATTCTCATCCGAAACCCAAGAACTCTTGGCAAGGTTCGACCCCTATTTCGACATGTTAGTACCTCTGGATGCTTCGGAGCTTGGAAATGGAGAACCACTTCCCATGGAACCTCCATTGTTTGAACCAGTAGGAAGCTGTGTAAGCTGTGAAAGGGAACAAATCGACCATACCATGGCTCCGGATTGTCTGTTCGATGACTTCCCGACAGACATGTTTGATCAACTTGACCCACTTCCGAACATATCAGGGCAGCATTGA
- the LOC126634347 gene encoding uncharacterized protein LOC126634347, producing the protein MDASKNQSKSISQDSDPPTAHHFQNVVVMRHGDRIDNFEPLWTSQSPRPWDPPLIEEGKLRAFCTGTKLRSDLGFPIHRVFVSPFVRCVETAVQVVTALSATEGPSLSKYESDQPVTVDPSKLKVSIEYGLCEMLNKEAIHGDLAPKDEQWDFNIPDLEAMFPAGTVDQTAKRVYKDLPHWGESVTGARARYAQVIEALADKYPAENLLLVTHGEGVGSSVSAFLEGATVYEVEYCAYLELRRPIKDQSSAAGKFEVIGNRGRTGVSYSLLTSGTDD; encoded by the exons ATGGACGCGTCCAAAAATCAATCCAAATCGATCAGCCAAGACTCCGATCCGCCCACGGCCCACCACTTCCAAAACGTCGTTGTCATGCGCCACGGCGACCGCATCGACAACTTCGAGCCCCTCTGGACATCGCAATCACCCAGGCCGTGGGACCCACCTCTGATCGAAGAGGGCAAGCTCCGGGCCTTCTGCACGGGTACCAAGCTCCGATCGGATCTCGGGTTTCCAATACATCGCGTCTTCGTCTCGCCATTCGTGCGATGCGTCGAGACTGCCGTCCAAGTCGTCACCGCCCTTTCCGCCACCGAAGGCCCTTCTCTCTCCAAATACGAGAGCGACCAGCCGGTCACCGTCGACCCTTCTAAGCTTAAG GTCTCAATTGAATATGGGTTATGCGAGATGCTAAACAAAGAGGCGATTCACGGTGATTTGGCTCCGAAAGATGAGCAATGGGATTTCAACATACCAGATCTTGAGGCTATGTTCCCGGCTGGGACAGTTGATCAAACTGCGAAACGAGTGTACAAAGAT TTGCCCCATTGGGGAGAGAGCGTGACTGGTGCGCGTGCTAGATATGCTCAGGTCATTGAGGCCCTTGCTGATAAATACCCTGCAGAAAACTTGCTCCTTGTCACTCATG GTGAAGGAGTTGGTTCTTCAGTTTCCGCATTCCTGGAGGGCGCAACAGTATACGAAGTAGAATACTGTGCATATTTAGAACTAAGAAGGCCCATCAAAGACCAGTCATCAGCTGCAGGAAAGTTTGAGGTAATCGGAAATCGTGGCCGGACTGGGGTAAGTTACTCACTCCTAACCTCAGGAACAGATGATTGA